Genomic segment of Dermacentor albipictus isolate Rhodes 1998 colony chromosome 5, USDA_Dalb.pri_finalv2, whole genome shotgun sequence:
AATGGCTGTTGTCCTGTCGTCTGATGCCGCATCTGACGCCAatgtagtgttcacgccgtccgatgtgtttccTCAGCGCAAGGGCAAAGTTCATCCGTTTGCCATGCTCACTATAACATCTGggtcaactgtgatgctggtcacctaCTACTACCAGtgcccgatcagcctactgcctGGAGAGACCATAGGATACTTCCAGGCGGTCGAATATGTTGACGATCTCGATGCTCCTACAGACTCCGATGTTacgttgacgccatcgcttcgctCTCAGACTCAACACCTTTAGTGGGTTTCACAACGCCATCGACACTACTCTTTGCCCATCTCATCACCGCCAGCTTCTCGCTGTCTTTCACAAGTTTCTCTCTTCTTTTGACTGTCATCCTACGTTATTGgaccgtgccaccggtgtttctcacaccACCGACACCGGTTCCCACTCCACCTTGTGTCAGCGCCCGTATTGTGTCTCCGCcaaagagcgccgaatcatcatgGAGCAAGTGGACGACATGCTCAAACGTATGCAGTCATCAGTCCCTCTCAAAGCCCTTGGCCTTGACCTGTCGTATCGGTAAGAAAAAGAAGATGGGTCCATTCGTTTTTCTgacgactacagacgcctaaacaagataacgagaaaAGACGTTTATGcactgcctcgaatcgatgacgctctcgactgtttacaaggcgcagcgTATTTCAGTTCCTTGGGTccgcgctccgggtactggcaagttccaatGGCCGAACCTGACCAACCGAAGACCGCATGCGTCACACCCaatggcctctacgagtttaagggcatgcccttcgggttgtgcaacacgcctgctacttttgagcgtatgatcgacaccgtTCTTCgcggccacaaatggaagacctgcttATGTtgcctcgacgacatcgtcgtcttcccAACCAATTTTCCGAGACATCTCGCTCGCCTGAATGACCTTCTGACCTGTCTCGCATCTGCCGActtacagcttaacctcaaaaaagtgccgttctgcagcaagcAAGCTAAGCAtcttgggtcacgttatctcaaaagacggcgtcctcccggaccCATACAAGCTCCGCGCCGTTGCAGGCTTCCCGACGCCCACGTTTATCGAAACCCTCAGttgttttattggcttatgttcctATTTTCGTCCcatcgtacgcaatttcgcatccatcatggcgcccttgacaagtttactttccgccagtaacggcatagcagcatggtcacctgaatgtgatgcagcatttcagcagttGCACCacttgacctcaccaccgatttttcgccactacgaccctgatgctcccactcAAGTTCATACTGACACCAGCGGAGTCCGCCTTTACTCAACGTTCTTAGCTCAACTGAAAGCTCACTATGTTGAATACGTCGttcttatgcgagccgtactctaaagaaagcagaattaaattactccgtcactgAAAAGGAGTGCCTGGCGATCATTTGGGcactaagcaagtttcgcccatacctttacggctgTTCTTTCGCCGtagttactgaccaccacgccctgtgttggctttcttccttgaaagacccgtcgggacgcttgggacgttggccgcttcgcttgcaagagtacgacatccgcgtcatgtaccgctccggTCACAAGCGCTCCGACGCAGATGCGagctctcgctccccactgacgcctgatgtggcgtctttgtcagcttcctcgtccaccctgtcaccgttgaCCATcgctgacatgctcacagagcagcgcaaggacccaacACTGGTAATGTTACTTGACGACCTTGCCACTCCGTCTGATGTCtgttcgacacgagcactgcgccaccaagcAACACACTTTTCCGTGCGGGACAACAATCTATAttgccgaaactacatgcccgacggtcGGAAGTGGTTCCTTGCTATACCTCGTCATAGGCAATCTGAcatctgcgcgtcttttcacgctgatctcctaagcgctcatgccggcatcctcaaaacttacacaacgTCGCATCAGCGCTGTTATTGGCGAGGCATGCACAACTTTGCGCAAAAGTACATCCGGTCTTGTACTACATGCCAACAAGGCAAGACACTTACCCAGCGTTTCACACGACTGTTGCAGCCGCTACCATGCCCGGCTCGTCCGTTCGACTGCAttggcatcgacctctacggcctgCTTCCATGCAGCGAGTggggaaatcggtggattattgtcggcgtagatcaccttactcacTGCGCTGAGAATTCAGCTCTGCCAGCAGCAACCACCCGTCACGTtgctttttcatccttcgcaattttgttctTCGCCGCGGTGCTCCCCGAGAACTACTtcgtgataggggccgtgtcttcctgtcggagggcatccaagcccacCTCGCTAAGTGCAGGAAAATTTACGCTCAAATCGACCGCGTagcatccccaaaccaacggtctgaCCAAGCggttcaatcgcacacttggcgacatgttgcggatgcaCTGATAGATCAAAATTTAGCATAAAAACTTTTATGGAAAAAAGCTGACGAAAATGTCCCTAATAACACCGCCGCAGGATTCGATAAAATCCCGATACAGCTAATCAAAACCCTCAATCCAAAGAGCAAAGCACTGCTGAATACTGCCATTGAGCTAGTGATTACAACGAAAAAAATTCCATTTGGATGGCGTGACAGTAAGGTTAACCTCATCTGcaaaggcaaaggtgataagAATAGAAAAAGCTCGTAGCGGCCAGGTACAGTAACGTCGAAGCTATATAGAACTATATAGAATAACAATGGACGCTATAAAATTAGAACCGCCGAAATGGTCAGAAATAAAGTATGTACTGGGGCAACTGCAGAATGAGTTCAGACAAGGCAGGCGCTTATAAGATAGTACTTTTTTTCTAACTCAGTGCAGAAAGGTTTCAATAGGTCGAAATAGACCTTATGTATAGCATTTTCCGATATTAAgcgagcctacgacaacgtagacagttagctgttatgggatattctcaagcacgaaggcatagataACGATGTCGTGGAGCTGCTGCGACAACGAAGTAAAAATGGAGACAACCGAGCAAAAATTGTACAGGAAAGCCGAAATTGTAATAAAATGGTGAAAATTCCCCAAGGACTGAACCAAGGATGCCCTCTGTCTCGACTGTTGTTCAGGCTTTATGTTAAGCGTATATAaagagaactgaaaaacagtcacTTAAGATTTGATTTATGATACACGCGTAATGGGCAAATGGTGCAAGAGAAGGCTCCGGCGCTGATGTGTGCGGACGACATTgggctactagcggacaatgcatgAGATTTCCAGACACTGGCCAATATGTGCAGCAACTTGACGACAAATGTGGACCTTGAATTTGCCACAGAGAAATGAGAAACTTGAGCTTTAATGTGGAATCGAGTAACTAGGCgatgtcaattcaacagcaagttaTACCCATGGCCAaggaatataaatacctcggcatatatataaacgaaggaaagacttagtCAAGCACCCACCAAAAAGAATTTGCAAATAAAAGGacagcggaatgcagcaataatgataTAACTATATGAGAACACAAAGCGCAGTGTCTTGCTATATGAGGCCTGAACTGGCTGtctgaggacaaaaacatactaGAGCCAACATGCGCCACAGAGTGAGGCATGAGTGGGATAAAATAAAGGAGCAGAAATGAGTCAGCACATAGTAATTTAATTCGAAGGAATTCGCTCAGCTAGAGCCATAGCGAACGCCCACCTTCCAAAAGCGTTGGAATTGTACGCGAATCGAAGCATTAACTggccagcagtcgagataagtgagagagagagagacagaggaaaggagaaaggcagggaggttaaccagaggggaagatccggtttgctaccctacgctggggagagaggggagggggaggtaaaatGATAAAGTAGCGATAAGTGAAAGACGTTTACAGGAGTGGTGGAAAGAAAGCAGCGAATAAGTTGATGGAATAGGCGTCACTGCAAGCGTAGGTAACAGTACAATAAATAGATTGGGGTTCAATATATTGACGAAAGTAGATATCGAGATCAGATAGGCAGAATACTGGAAATTGGTAGATGTTGTAAAACCTGATTTTACCAGGTAAACTACCTGACTATTTGTCGCCGTCCTGTTTCAAAAGACATTCCAATAAAGCTCATCAACATCAACATCGCCCTCGTCATCGTCGGAGTGCGAGGGAAGAGCCCAGCTACAGTTCATGCGTCATGCTTGACTAGTTTCGGCGGTAGCAATGCattgtgtcgctacattgcttcaatgctaatcgcgtCAATTTCGACGTTCTTTATGAGATGGGTCCTGTCGAAATTTCTTTTGCCGACCTTAGTGGACATAGAGTATACTGTgtaataatcaatcaatcatttatttaGCGCACCTAGGAACAATCCCGAAGCCTGAGTGCTCGCGCATGCATACACTAAATACAGAAAAGAACTGCAGACGACTTGAAATattgttaaataataataatgataataataataataatgtatctTGCTTTAGTTGTCAAACTTTTCAGGGCACTTGGTTTTATGTTTTGACTCCCTTGTGGAACCCCGTGTGGTATGTTAAGACGGCAGCTGATCTAAGCCGATTCGGCACTCGCTTAAACTTGTGGCTTCGCTTTTGCAATATGTTTCTAGTATTAGCAGACACGGATGAAACCGCGAAATTTTCAATCCAGTGGGTCATTTTTCTAGTATCGACATTTCCGATGCATCATCATTAGCGCTAAACCCACACGAGGCAGCATGGTAAACGTTCAGTTCTACCCACCAGGAAGGTGACGTAGCTGGGCATGACGTAGCTAGACGAAGACGAATCTTTTTTCCGTAGGTAAATCCGAATGCAAAGCGTCGGTGTATGCCGACCGGTCCACAAAAGGCACTCGCGCACGCGCACTTGCAAGAGTCGAGGCTGCCACGGCGGATTTCGGCCTTTTAAAGGACTCCCGTGGTCGAACCTCGCCGCCAGGCAAGGGAAGCATCGCTTAGACGTGGGAAATCGTGGTCGTTCACGCTCTGCCGCTGATGCCGCTTGGGCACCCGTTGCTGACGCTTCGGGTCATGCTCGGCGCCTTACCTCATGCGTGGACGATTATATTCACGAACGAGGCGTGTAGTGGGCGGCAGTGCTCGTGCAGCGTATCGCGCTATGGTTCTTCCCTGCCGACAATGCATAACCCTACGGGTCCCACcaaaaaacttatttttttcGCCGCCGTTGTTCCTGTTCCGCGAGCTACCGGATCGGAATGCTTTAGAAAGTGCGTTGTGCCGCAACCCTTAAGTTGTTGCCCGGTGATTAAGCCTTTCACTATGTTTTAGTTCGGCCCGAGAGTATTGTACAGGTGCCAATTAGATTGTTCATTCTCAGTTGGGAGGCGTGTCAGGTGAGTTGCGAAatcactttattttcttttcggacgCAGACGCGAGCTAGGCGTTAACGAAGCAACGCGACCGAGCACGTACCAAGAAGGCATTTTAAAATGTTACCGGAAGCCCCATTGTTGCTCCATGCCCTCGATACAGTTTTACTGAGCGAAAAACAACCTGGGAAAGTGCATAATCCTTGACACAGAAATGGATGGACAAGCTGGTGATTTCCTCGTTAAATAGATGCGACAAATGAGCTTACCTAGGCCTTGAAAAGTCTTCGTGGCACGCCAACCGCAGTCGTTTAGTAAGGAAGCAGTTTGTGCCTAAGGGTGGCCCCACGGATATTATGAAAAATCCATCCAAGTAATTCTCTATATTGCTCAAGAACCACAGCTAAGTACGTAAGTTTAATGGCCTATAGggcttagaaaaaaaattattgtttgctCTGTTCCCCACCTCCACCTTCTTGCTTGAAAACACTGCGCACGTTTTGTTAGAACTGTAGATACAACAAGTAGGATATTGCATTTTGCCGAAAGCTAGTGGCACAATCTTGCACATCAGTCTTTTGAGCGGGGCAGTGATACCCTGACCGAGTAGCTGGCCTCGAGCCACAGACTGACCAGATCCATTAGGGTCTGACGTCAACTCTTCATCAGAACTGTGTGTCATCACTGACATTCCGTTGGGCAAAACGGGAAGCTTCGCGCCTGGAGCCGTACGATGCTTCATTGTACTGCTCACACTGCACCGCCTGTTTCAGAATAAGAAGGCAGAGACAAAAACCATTGCCGCGTTTTTTCACTTTCAGTGTCAGTAGTCGTTCTAGTACTCTCCATTAAGCACGCTAAAACCTAAAAATTATAACTATCACATGAAGGTGATGGACAAGTGATGCTTTCTACAAATCTCTATATGACCGCACCTTACTCGGACCATGGTGACATTTAGCAAAATCGTTCTGCTCGGGAAGAGCACGCACGAAGAGCACGCATCGTGCTTCAGTTCTTCACTCACATGAACACTATACTGCGTTCATTGCGTACGTAATGGACAGGACCAACTTGACAGCCCGGGTACGCCATGTGACAACTTCGCAGGAGACCCCACGCAAGTTTCAAGTGAAGTCGTATAACCTGATCAACCTGAAAAGGCCTGCTAGTAATAACTATGCAACATGACCCTACAGTACATCCCGTCTTCTGGTTTTGTAGAACGTGGGGACGGTGGTGTGCGTCAGTGCCTGTGAGCGCCGACTACCGGAGGCACCGCTGCTTTTAGGCAGTTGCGTTTGTGCGCAGGCGTTCCGGTGTGGTAAGCCACAAGTGTTCTAATTATCTTCTCGCAATGATGAGGAATCACACAGTCTCAGCTCCACTGTCTGACTTAACTAAGACTCCCTTGATGTCGGGTGCGGCCACTGATAAGTTGATGTCACAAAAAGCAAAGCAAAGACAAACGCGAGGTGAGAGGTCGCCCAGTCACTTCATGGGGCCTCTTCTCGAATCATAGAATCACTCTGTCTCGAaccatgaccccccccccctcccttgtgAATGAATAAGCGCCAATGCACACCGAAACATGTTTCCGCAGTGTCCTACTTTACCTAGGATGCAAGAGATTTCACTTCTTCCGTGCATGCGTACTCCATTTACGACATTCCCGAGGTGTAGACGTTTGCATCAGCACTAGTGGCACCATCTTTCAATGGCGACTTCCCACTACCGTGCAATGAGTTATTGAAATCGTAGGCAATATGCAATGTAGCTGTTACCACAAGAGCGCCAGCAGCATCATATTCATGAATGCACAGTTGCTCTATTTTTTTTCCTGGAAAAGAACAGCATATAGGCCCAAAAATGCTCGCGACACTTTGTGATTAGACAAACGAGCCCAATATACCGCTACCAGCGCTCTTGTGGGAGCCCATGTCTCCGGTGCTGTGGCTTTCAGTAAACTATAGCACGAATATGGGGATGTTAAGAAAACGGACTGGCTAATGCGATCTGGTGACTTCCACCCACCTTTGTTTTTTCAGCTCAGTGCAATACTGAACATTCGCCCAGGCAGCGTCCACCACAGGAAAGAGGGACACGTACACGGTATCTTGTAAGCGATTCCCTTTATATTCCAAACATCCTTAATCACAACGATGTTCTGCGCCGGCCGGAAGCAACTGCTACTGTTCCGAGGAGTGAGAAATGAAGTCATGGAAATGAAAGCACCGATGCCACTGCCGAAAGTCCCCGCGCTGCGATGCGTCCCGTCGTGTCTGCTGCATGCGTGCTCAACCCTGCCGCGACACTCCGGGCACGTTGCTGTCGATGACCGGCTTGTAGCCGCTCTCGTCGGCAGTGTACTCAACTTTGACGTATTGCCCCTCCCTGTTGGTCATGCCGTACGAGCCGCGTCGGTTGCCCCCCGCGTCGCTCGACTCCTCGTGGAAGTGACTGCCTCCTTCCGGGTCCTTTATGTCGTACTTGAACTGGTACGCTCCGCTTTGGTCCTGGCGAGCGAACgtgaaacacacacgcacacagagatCAATCAGCAATGAAAACTTGGCAGCACTGTGTAATTTCGCTAGCTGCACAAGTTCGTCTGCATTACGTGAAGAGATTTTTGAGTGCCTGAGTGTTTAGACAGCTTGCGCATTGTCCTGTCTCGTAGCTGAGCTGAGTTCCTGTTTTCCAGGAAAACTTTTTCATGACGTGCTGTTTTAGACATACTTGTAAGGGAAAGTTGCTCGACAGAAAGcagtctgtcttttctttctcaCTCTTTTAAACCGAAGCATTGTTTcagttcacccccccccctcttttttgtgtgtgatggCTGTTGGTTGTTACCTAGCAGGGTATACCGTCACTTGGGCCACTGGGCAAGGGCCAGTGGGTATACGCCCGAATAGAGAAATTGGGTCAGTGAGTGTTTGCAACTGGGTATGCCGAGCTGGGTATCAGAACTGACTGAGGGACAGATTCGCTTAAAATTTGGCTGTGATTTTGCATCGTCGCACACCTctactttgttgttgttgttgttgttgttgttgttgttgttgttgttgttgttgttgttgttgttgttgttgttgttgttgttgttgttgttgttgttgttgttgttgttgttgttgttgttgttgttgttaacatTCTAAATAAATAGTGATTTTTTATTTAGTCACTTAGCGATAGATGTGGAGAAACCGCCAGCTTTAGAACAGTTACCTCTGCGCAGTGCTAGAAAGCAGTGTTCGAAATTAAGGAATATAACAGCTAAGTAGCCCCTGTGCCCTTAAATTTGGTAACTGGCGTAGAAATCAGCCTGCCAGTAGCGCCTAATTTGGAGATTTCTCGATATGCTCAAGAACTTTGTCAGTGCCATGCAAGCAATTAGATAGATATCTGAAAACTCGTTAGTCAGCGTTAACCAAACGACTTTCGCACACTTCAGAAATGTACTGCTCCCTATACACGGTAAAGGTGACTTGCAGCAGCAAAATAAGTTTTGCTCCATTTCCTCACAGCTTTCATTATTGGCAAAACATACTAAGCCCTACGCCTACGTACATGCAGAATGACCCTACAACTTGCACACATATTGTTTCAGCCATGGGATGCGATCACTGTGAGCGTATATTTCTACGAGCTGGTGGTTGCCAAAAAGTCTTACGTTCTGTCTATTTCCAATCGTCTCACGTTTTCTctgttgtgtgttttttttctttaatgattGCGTAGAGATGCACGTTCGCGCCTGCGCGAGCGTGCGCAAACACTCTTCCCCCTCGATTACTGGGAAGCGAGTTCTGCCTCGTCTTTCAAGTTCTCTCTAAAGATTGCGCAACCCTTTCAGAACGCAGAACCTAATCTTTAAGCTCGAAagcaaatacaaaaacaaaattgacCCACCTGTTGCGCGTGAACCATGGTCACGGCTGCAACGACGACGCCTAGCAGAATCACCAACTTTGCCTTGAACACATGAAAATTAAACACACGAATATGCAATACCAGAAGGCACATGACTGTGTCGACACCGGCATATAGCAAAATAATCTTCTAGCCCGGCTAGATCAATGCAAGCAAGCTGAAtttaataaattctggggttttacgtgacaaaataAAATCTGAATTTGAAGCTCGCCTTGGTGCGGAcgccgaaataattttgaccacatagggttgtttaaagtgcacctaaatctaagtgcacgcaccttctttcacttttttttctcatatCATATGTGGCCGCTGCGGCGGGTATCGAACCCATTATCTCGAACTCAACAGCGAAACGTTATAGCTAGTGGGATACCGCGGTGGTTCCGCGGAAGCTGTCAATGGTCAATAAAGGACAGTCTAAAATGAGAAGATGCGTCTTCGAAAGAAACCATCTGACGCTTACAGTATACCGTTAGTTAAGTGCAAACCTGAACCACAAAGAGGAACCTGTTGCGGTGAAGTCTGAACCAAATGAGAACGACCAGTACGCGTGTAGCCAACACAGCGCATTA
This window contains:
- the LOC135906840 gene encoding adult-specific rigid cuticular protein 15.7-like; translation: MAKLVILLGVVVAAVTMVHAQQDQSGAYQFKYDIKDPEGGSHFHEESSDAGGNRRGSYGMTNREGQYVKVEYTADESGYKPVIDSNVPGVSRQG